The sequence GTATCTTAAAAGGAGTACAGAGAAAAGTGATGTCatttataagtgaaaataatacttagttaaatataatataaatattcgtACTTATAAAAGAAGCTGGGCGCTTCGAAGAGTCGATCCCATGAAGCGCGACCATTCATAATCTCTTCTACGATAATCTTTCCTCTGCTGAACTCAttcagtaaaactttttttgttgattccgaCACATTAAAGGTTGAGTTCTGTTGTGGATATGCCGGCGTTATAATGGGCATTAGATGGTACCTATCCGCACCGTTAACACGTGGATCCCAAACCTTAGAGAAATAAGTAATTAGCAATTGTTTAGCGATATGCAATTGTTTGCGGTTTGCGCTTATTCATAATACTTACCGGAAATCGCAAATCAACATCGACAGGTCGTTTAAGCAGTACGGGTTTTGGCCACTTCCAGAGAGACaggatcaaaaaaaatttgtgtatgaGAGTAGAAGGTGTTGCATTTGGATACAATTGGCAAGTGCGCGCCACTAACATCGCCCACGTCACACCACCAAAGTAGCCCAAAGAATTGGAGTAAACTCCGTGTTCTGCAATTtcagaaacaaacaaaacattataatattgtaattatgtaacgtctcagaaatttttaaacttttatacttACTTTTCGCCCACAATTTGATGGAGCGCAACGTTAATCGGAAATTCTCCACATTCGGCACCAGCGCCAATATTTCGTCTGTCACACGACAGCCATTCAAACTGCGCACCGAAAATTGATCCAAATTCTTAAGCAGATAATCATCGCTTAGATCAAGATCATCGGGTATCTCTTTCAGTGATAGACGCGCAAATaccaaatcaatttcaattccatcaaatttcatttttatgactGGCACGAAGGCTTCTTCCACTGAACGACATTCGGTCACTTCGGATTGGTTTTTTAGTAACTCAAAAAAGGACGTAAAAAATTCAGTGCGTTCTATGTTGCGTGGTGCGACAAAGAGTGCGTCAATATCAGCGCCCTTATGATGTACACCCAAACGATATGAACCGAAAGTGTAAACTTTCGCACCGAGCTTTTCGGCAACTGCCTCTGGCACATTCTTTGCCATTGATGCAACTTTAACCCATTTTTTGGCAAGCGTATTAAGTTTAGCCAAAATCTGCACACGACGATTAAGCTCATTTTGATTCTCAAACACCTTAAATGGCTGTAATGCTTTGCGTAATGCCTCTGTTCTTTGCAGTTCTTCAATAGTAGGCTTATCCCAGCTGATGGCGGATGTCAAGCCCATCTGTTTGGCGCGCTGCTGCTGTTCCGGATGCGATGCACTATTTCcgtttttgaaattataatcTGCAAAGCGCAGCCAATCCTTTGCTGAGTTGGCAACGACATTCTGTGAATGCGAACTTGAGTTCGAGAAGAAAGCGCTAGAAAAAATAAGAGAAGCGAGTTTAGTTAACATTTCCAACTAAGGTAGCTATAtggtatttgtaaaaaatatatatttaccttcTATCTGCCAATGGTTTTCGGCAAGAAATCATTCTTATTTAgttatgcaattttatttttaaacaaatttttatttttattttgaaacaaattttttgagcgcACTGAAACACTGTGAAATGTTGCACTTGCTAGTCAACCGCGTTATGACTCTAAAAGGTGTGTAAGATCAGCTTTTATGCACTGCAGAAGGGCTTAACTTGCACCACATGTGGAATTTCCACCTACCTGTTGTTGCGGGTGCACAATTAATAGCACCGTTACCTTTTGCCTGCGCTACCTTGCCTGCGAtccttttttattgttaagaatTTACGTAATAGCGAAAGAGATTATTTTCAGCGATGAGACACTTAAAAATCCCGAATCCTTTTCTTTGTTCAATTAAGGACGAAACTGTAACTCAGCCATTTACTTTTCAAACCAGTCTTTTGTGTGTggtcaaacacatacatacatatgtgtgtatgtgtagacTACGCGCTTTTCGTTTCATTAAAAACCATCATTGAAAATCAGACtcatagaaatttaatttgctttgcctttatttatttgtttacatgtGGACCCcattttctagaaattttggGTGTGTCTATTcgtagaaatatttaaaactaggAAATACCAAACGTACGTTGCTACGCCCTAAACAATAAAcagtttgaaatttcaattttttgatcAATGCTTATGCCAACCgggttttgcaatttttcagagCAAATTAATgctaaaatacaaggtggccaTCCGAAAAGTAGAGCACTTAGTTTCTGGGACCGCGGGCGAAACTTGCGCTAGTGCCCAAGACGAAATAGCCAACGTGCTCCCCTACTGTAGTTGGTGTTGGTGTAGCGGCATGAACATTCCCCACACATGTAAGGGGAATgtacagaaacaaaaataaatttatttaaaaaaaatgttgaacgaAATGTCAAACGTCTTAAGAACAAGAGTTCTTACCGCGatccacaaaaaaaatagaaaaacagtgAAACACGGTTGCGGCAGCGTAATGATCTGGGGATGCTTCTCTTGGTATGGAGTAGAACCTTCTCCcctcataacaaataaaatggaCTAATATACATACAACGGCATACTTCATGAAGTGATGCTATCATTTGCTGAGGAGAATTTACCACTTCGGTGGGTTCTTATGCAAGAGAGTGACCCAAAACACTTCTCAATTTAGTACAAGAatgatttttgcaaaataatgttTAAGGTAGGGATGGGCTAAGCCAGACACTCGACATAAACCGCATTGAAAACCTTTGGGGATATTTAAAGATGCGAATGGAGACGGAAACATTCAAAAAtaggaatttgaaaaaatcaaagaacTGTAATATTTCACTCCCACAGAAACCCACTGTAGGATTATCCATTCTATGCCAAATGGAATACAAAATGCCACTGACAATCACGGTGGGCACAGTGGTTATTGATTAAACTTCGATAATTGTATGTAGGGTTGTACACTTGCTGTcctaacatacatacaagttTTAAGCCCTgtaactacaaaaacaaaatactttcatAAGCGCAGACGCAATGGCATGATTCGTTAATAGCGGCGGTACTGAAGAGTCTGaaatactttgttgttgttttcacatgcaaatttttcgccaagtgagcagagatagcgagcagagaagtggtgaatcgaaggcgcctattgtacttatatattgcAGGAaatcatacattcatatatcgGGGATTGAActctttgttcttttttcacgtTGAACAAAAGCCTTCCCATAAGGACCAATCAGATTTGTCCAATCCGGTTTAGTTTCATCCGtgaaaagtattattttcagaattttacaCATTTCTATGGGAATTTGCGAAAGACAAACGTGCCTTAACATATTTTTTCGACAGTGACGGCTTTTTTCTGTTGACACGcccatataatttattttcatgaatGCCTCTTCACAAAAGTCTGCTTGGAGGCTAAATTCCCCATTTATTTCAGGGTTATCGCTCGTGAGTACTTAAAACTGTCACGCCCACTTTTCTTAACAATGGCCCCGACTTTCTGAATTGTAGTCTCTTCCGCAGGTGTCTCTCGAACTTTCTTTCTCTTAAAGAAATAACAATTGACAACATTGTAACCGTTTTACGTAAACAACGCAAGGGCATATTTCGCGAAGGAAAGTACGATCATTCATAAAATGAGAGCACCACAACTACCTGCACACGAATTTGGTGAATCGTGGTATGTGGTGAGTGCGTATGGGTGCGGCTGTGCTTTATGAGCAAGGTAATGCGCGAGGGAATTATTGTCGTTGCTTAGCTGCTGTGTGTCAAGTgcttgcgtacatacatacatacatattcagaaCTCGGTGTTAGTTTgcctgcatgtacatatgtatgtatgtatattcatttaaataatgTACTGAGTTGCCGCATATCGTGATGATGCTTTGAAAAATCAAGAATCTCAAGTGGGACGATAACGGATGGGGCAGAGTTTAAGGAATCGAATCacgcaaattttattatttctttagcaAAAGGCGTTTAAAAAACAATGCAGGTATTAAGCTAGAAGCTCTCAGGAATAGACTGATGTTATTAGTTAACTTTACGTTCAATCAAAGCTAACAAATAGGTACACATTTGCTTTACTTAGTTGGTATATTTTCCAATCAAACattaaaatgtttacttaaCATACTAATTCTTTAATAATAGAACTGCTTATTTAACGGATTCGGGAAATATTGGCAACAAgacacgcatagaccttttggtccctagcgaagatggagaccgacctctatgaataccgacagtagacatcatgtaggatgtcatggcgaatctaagcagcgctgggagatccgcttttgagacgtcctccagaccctcaaacaatgggactCCAAGGCATTTTAaaggcgtttttaataatgccggacaaatgcacagaaggtgttctaaagtttcctcaacatcctctctgaatTTCCTGcctttgtccgtgttagcaatccctatcttgtacgcatgtgcagtcaaaagattatgacctgttagcatacctatggtagttctgcagtcctttcgcgagagcgtaagtacgaattgagtcagttttttgtcgttagttctacacatgacttttgctgttttgcatgtggtcagattagtccacctagcttccactcgccttttcatgtagtcgtccattttattgtatattgtattgtatttatttagcggttatggtatgtcgttctcttgttcaaaaggtagtcactttttgctatctcatctactatttcgttccccataatacctttgtgaccaggtacccagtagatatgcagcctactgtttgcggctagcctttctatggcctccctgctccgtcgaacatttttggatttaatacaatatgagcttattgcttttattgactgtccacgtatatattaattgttgagttcttttttttctagtgtaggctagctccgtgactttccccacagcaaaaacttccgcttggaaaatactgctgtggtctggcagcttgataagCTGCCTTATCCCTTGTTTTGAGctgtaaatacccgctcccactccgtctaaaattaaaaaaattacggaATTGGtatcatattaatttttactaatttcctGTTGTCAGACTTATTTGACTCATGAACTCCGCAaacttattattttcttttacttgtctatttgtacatatatgtatgtatctcgcGTATAAACCTCGCTAAGTCTCCCATTTTCACCCGAAGGGAAGAATGCTAGAGCGACTACCAAACTATCACTCTGGATGTCGAAAGTTTTTGAATGTTTGAGTTATcaaagatttataaaacaaactcCCAATTTATtggcatacatacttactattAGAGAATACTCGttttcaataaatatcaatctcagttttgtttcactaaaatttgtttatttgtcatttctaaataaaaattgtacagCTAAAATCAAGTGGATCTATAGAAATCAAATTGATTTTCTCATATGGATGGATGGACAAAGTGTATAGAAATTTATGTGAAACTATTTTCATACGGATGACCACACATGTGGAATTTTGGTTGAATGAtgaatacttaaatttaatattaatatttaaattgacTTTTGAACCAACAATTTGGTAAGCGACAGATagaatagtatatatatatacacaatatatttttttttattgtaattttttttgtttttttgttttcgtttttttttttttgtgttttcctaTATCACTTaataatcactacatattataaaacaaagtcgctttttctgtccctatgtccccgtatacgcttaaatctttaaaacttagcaacggattttgatgcggtttttttttaaagatagattgattgaagaggaaggtttatatctatataatgtgaagaaatatataaagggggcgtggcaatcggtcaaaatgtggcaaaaaaacatattttttttgttttcacggccataaatcataaacgaatcaaccaattaaaatgaaactttcttagagtttaactttgaaatatttgctttcgttctgcataaaaaaaaaattgatatatttgttatttaaccaaaattgtttaaacaaaagcagctctttttccaaaaaaagctgtttgtgtgtttgttcgctgtcaaccgaatgaagcaacaggcgttaagcgataatctcaccacacctcattaatgttgaattacatcgtatggtgacgtatgtatgtatgtatttacgaatcgctcgcattatttcatttcggacgtatgtacatatgtatctatgtatgtactgaattccatgtaattatatgcacatacaattttacagcgaaataaaacgctattttcacgttctatattagtaattcccacataattaacacgttccctgtccgctgagccatatatggttcaggaaacgtgcgcctgataagcactgatacgttcctgagccatatgtgcgtcagggggtatataaaccacatgtgtttcatgaacgtgcagaagcaaaaatgtccctctacgctcatggaccatatgtgtttcaggtagaaataccctacatccgttttttttaattattagttttacagcgaaataaaacgctattttcacgttctatattagtaaatcccacataattaacacgttccctgtccgctgagccacatatggttcaggaaacgtgcgcctgataagcactgatacgttcctgagccatatgtgcgtcagggggtatataaaccacatgtgtttcatgaacgtgcagaagcaaaaatgtccctctacgctcatggaccatatgtgtttcaggtagaaataccctacatccgttttttttaattattagctatactaatattataaagaggaaaactttgtttgtttgtttgtttgtaatgaataggctcaaaaactactggaccaattttaaaaatggtaaacatggaatatattttattttggaaatagggctcgagatataggtcaaaacgtggacccgggtaaccttcggatgtgtatgtacaatatgggtatcaaatggaagctgttggtgaatgctttagttcagagtatttccatccgctccgtgactagggtctcgagatagaaaccaaaacgtggaccctagaatgtgtttgtacaatatggatatcaaatgaaagctgttgataagtgctttaatacggggtaatttacatacctattgatgactaggatctggaaatatatgccaaaacgtggacccgccgtgtctttgcaccgaattaaaccaaacttacacacattgttaaggaggtattgaagatggtttccgtatagtttggatacctattggtagatagggtctcgagatataggtcaaaacgtggacaaatggaagctgttggtgaatgctttagttcagagtatttccatccgctccgtgacaagggtctcgagatagaccaaaacgtggaccctagaatgtgtttgtacaatatggatatcaaatgaaagctgttgataagtgctttaatacggggtaattttcatacctattgatgactagggtctcgaaatatatgccaaaacgtagacccgccgtgtctttgaaccgaattaaaccaaacttacacacattgttaagtaggtattgaagatgatttccgtatagtttgaatacctattggtaggtagggtctcgagatataggtcaaaacgtggactcgggtaaccttcggacgtgtatgtacaatatgggtatcaaatggaagctgttggtgaatgctttataacagagtatttttcatgccgctccgtgactggggtctcgagatataggtcaaaacgtggacccgggtaacctttggttgtgtatgtacaatatgggtatcaaatggaagctgttggtgaatgctttagttcagagtatttccatccgctccgtgactagggtctcgagatagaaaccaaaacgtggaccctagaatgtgtttgtacaatatggatatcaaatgaaagctgttgataagtgctttaatacggggtaattttcatacctattgatgactagggtctcgaaatatatgccaaaacgtggacccgccgtgtctttgcaccgaattaaaccaaacttacacacattgttaagtaagtattgaagatgatttccgtatagtttgaatacctattggtagatagggtctcgagatataggtcaaaacgtggactcgggtaaccttcggacgtgtatgtacaatatgggtatcaaatggaagctgttgataagtgttttaatacggggtaattttcatacctattgatgactagggtctcgaaatatatgccaaaacgtggacccgccgtgtctttgcaccgaattaaaccaaacttacgcacattgttaagtaagtattgaaaatgggtttcgtaaagtttggttgtaacagtgaataatttcttacgaaatttgagaatttaatgtgatatccgaatgaaattatgtgttcgtggaaaaaaaaatttttttcgtttttttttttcttgaaaaatataaatggataatggttaaaaaagctccaatgcttaataaaacatataaattgaaacgacaaattcatggatgatcaggaaaaaagacgattgtttattcatatgcgatgatttgaaatttaaaaacaatcttcttttttcctgattttcaatttatattttatatttactcaaaaacaaatagaaaaacaaaaaatattgtttatgccaaagcgcttgaataaagaataaagaaataaataatatgaaaatcatatattttctgttctaaaccatatctattctattttagtgtgcccagcgaagggggccgggtttgctagtaattATATAACTAAGTTAAAAAGCAGTTTGTAAATAACTGTTGTATACATAAGAATCTAAGACTTTTAATAAATCACAATAAAATACACTAAAAACATTAATAcagtgataaaaaatattttagcgaAATAATACATAAGTCTGCAGCCAAGTTGTTGGTGAGGTGTCGACTAAATATGGAAAATGTATCATTTCGCGCTCTCTCCAAAGATATGAGGTTTTTCCGCCCTCACAACATAACGAATTTCCCAAAATATTGGATCTCTCAGTTAGAATTCTACTTTAATCTTCCGAACTCGTCGATTCACTCAAGCGCGCTCTTTTAGCCGCAGGCTCTTTCTGTGTTGACAAATCCGTCAACAATCGTTTACAATTGGCTGAAATGGAGTTATTGAAACTACTTTCTTGTTGCATGGACCTGCGTTCACGTTTCAACAAATCCGTATCCAAATACTGCGAAAGCGATTTACGCTTCACGTATTGCGCATCGATATTCATACCATCTCTgaacatttgtatttttatctaaaattagagaaaaacaaatttaataaataaataatttttttagattgaAACTAattcaataagcaaaacaatttcatttttaaatcatGTCAAAAAATCGTCTCTACTCACCGCATGCATTATAACACTTTCGacgaaatatttaattgtttgcgTAAGGTCCACATTCAAATTCTCTGTACGTTCGAATTCTAAGCCGATGAACCACATCGAACAGAATGGCGCTGTACAAACTGGTGGATCGCCGTTGGGCTGTGTTTTATCCTCCTCACTTCCGCTGTTATTTAGTGTGACGGCAGCGCCTTTCTTATAATCAAAACATGTAGGATTTGCATGTGCCAATGCAATATGATGAGTGCGCTCTAGATTACATACCAATAGACGAATCCTTGATTCGACTAAGCCACACCACTCCAACTGATCGTCACTGGTTTGCGATGTAACCAAAACCGCTATAAAGTGGCGGTATCTTAAAAGGAGTACAGAGAAAAGTGATGTCatttataagtgaaaataatacttagttaaatataatataaatattcgtACTTATAAAAGAAGCTGGGCGCTTCGAAGAGTCGATCCCATGAAGCGCGACCATTCATAATCTCTTCTACGATAATCTTCCCTCTGCTGAACTCAttcagtaaaactttttttgttgattccgaCACATTAAAGGTTGAGTTCTGTTGTGGATATGCCGGCGTTATAATGGGCATTAGATGGTACCTATCCGCACCGTTAACACGTGGATCCCAAACCTTAGAGAAATAAGTAATTAGCAATTGTTTAGCGATATGCAATTGTTTGCGGTTTGTGCTTATTCATAATACTTACCGGAAATCGCAAATCAACATCGACAGGTCGTTTAAGCAGTACGGATTTTGGCCACTTCCAGAGAGACaggatcaaaaaaaatttgtgtatgaGAGTAGAAGGTGTTGCATTTGGATACAATTGGCAAGTGCGCGCCACTAACATCGCCCACGTCACACCACCAAAGTAGCCCAAAGAATTGGAGTAAACTCCGTGTTCTGCAATTtcagaaacaaacaaaacattataatattgtaattatgtaacgtctcagaaatttttaaacttttatacttACTTTTCGCCCACAATTTGATGGAGCGCAACGTTAATCGGAAATTCTCCACATTCGGCACCAGCGCCAATATTTCGTCTGTCACACGACAGCCATTCAAACTGCGCACCGAAAATTGATCCAAATTCTTAAGCAGATAATCATCGCTTAGATCAAGATCATCGGGTATCTCTTTCAGTGATAGACGCGCAAATaccaaatcaatttcaattccatcaaatttcatttttatgactGGCACGAAGGCTTCTTCCACTGAACGACATTCGGTCACTTCGGATTGGTTTTTTAGTAACTCAAAAAAGGACGTAAAAAATTCAGTGCGTTCTATGTTGCGTGGTGCGACAAAGAGGGCGTCAATATCAGCGCCCTTATGATGTACACCCAAACGATATGAACCGAAAGTGTAAACTTTCGCACCGAGCTTTTCGGCAACTGCCTCGGGTACATTCTTTGCCATTGATGCAACTTTAACCCATTGTTTGGCAAGCGTATTAAGTTTAGCCAAAATCTGCACACGACGATTAAGCTCATTTTGATTCTCAAACACCTTAAATGGCTGTAATGCTTTGCATAATGCCTCTGTTCTTTGCAGTTCTTCAATTGTAGGCTCATCCCAGCTGATGGCGGATGTCAAGCCCATCTGTTTGGCGCGCTGCTGCTGTTCCGGATGCGATGCACAATTTCCGTTTTTGAAATTATAGTCTGCAAAGCGCAGCCAATCCTTTGCTGAGTTGGCGACGACATTCTGTGAATGCGAACTTGAGTTCGAGAAGAAAGCGCTGGAAGAAAGAAGAGAAGCGAGTTTAGTTAACATTTCCAACTAAGGTAGCTATAtggtatttgtaaaaaatatatatttaccttcTATCTGCCAATGGTTTTCGGCAAGAAATCATTCTTATTTAgttatgcaattttatttttaagcaaatttttatttttattttgaaacaaatttgttGAGCGCACTGAAACACTGTGAAATGTTGCACTTGCTAGTCAACCGCGTTATGACTCTAAAAGGTGTGTAAGATCAGCTTTTATGCACTGCAGAAGGGCTTAACTTGCACCACATGTGGAATTTCCACCTACCTGTTGTTGCGGGTGCACAATTAATAGCACCGTTACCTTTTGCCTGCGCTACCTTGCCTGTGAtccttttttattgttaagaatTTACGTAATAGCGAAAGAGATTATTTTCAGCGATGAGACACTTAAAAATCCCGAATCCTTTTCT is a genomic window of Anastrepha ludens isolate Willacy chromosome 6, idAnaLude1.1, whole genome shotgun sequence containing:
- the LOC128866724 gene encoding poly(A) polymerase type 3-like — its product is MISCRKPLADRSAFFSNSSSHSQNVVANSAKDWLRFADYNFKNGNSASHPEQQQRAKQMGLTSAISWDKPTIEELQRTEALRKALQPFKVFENQNELNRRVQILAKLNTLAKKWVKVASMAKNVPEAVAEKLGAKVYTFGSYRLGVHHKGADIDALFVAPRNIERTEFFTSFFELLKNQSEVTECRSVEEAFVPVIKMKFDGIEIDLVFARLSLKEIPDDLDLSDDYLLKNLDQFSVRSLNGCRVTDEILALVPNVENFRLTLRSIKLWAKKHGVYSNSLGYFGGVTWAMLVARTCQLYPNATPSTLIHKFFLILSLWKWPKPVLLKRPVDVDLRFPVWDPRVNGADRYHLMPIITPAYPQQNSTFNVSESTKKVLLNEFSRGKIIVEEIMNGRASWDRLFEAPSFFYKYRHFIAVLVTSQTSDDQLEWCGLVESRIRLLVCNLERTHHIALAHANPTCFDYKKGAAVTLNNSGSEEDKTQPNGDPPVCTAPFCSMWFIGLEFERTENLNVDLTQTIKYFVESVIMHAIKIQMFRDGMNIDAQYVKRKSLSQYLDTDLLKRERRSMEQESSFNNSISANCKRLLTDLSTQKELAAKKARLSESTSSED
- the LOC128866872 gene encoding poly(A) polymerase type 3-like, giving the protein MISCRKPLADRSAFFSNSSSHSQNVVANSAKDWLRFADYNFKNGNCASHPEQQQRAKQMGLTSAISWDEPTIEELQRTEALCKALQPFKVFENQNELNRRVQILAKLNTLAKQWVKVASMAKNVPEAVAEKLGAKVYTFGSYRLGVHHKGADIDALFVAPRNIERTEFFTSFFELLKNQSEVTECRSVEEAFVPVIKMKFDGIEIDLVFARLSLKEIPDDLDLSDDYLLKNLDQFSVRSLNGCRVTDEILALVPNVENFRLTLRSIKLWAKKHGVYSNSLGYFGGVTWAMLVARTCQLYPNATPSTLIHKFFLILSLWKWPKSVLLKRPVDVDLRFPVWDPRVNGADRYHLMPIITPAYPQQNSTFNVSESTKKVLLNEFSRGKIIVEEIMNGRASWDRLFEAPSFFYKYRHFIAVLVTSQTSDDQLEWCGLVESRIRLLVCNLERTHHIALAHANPTCFDYKKGAAVTLNNSGSEEDKTQPNGDPPVCTAPFCSMWFIGLEFERTENLNVDLTQTIKYFVESVIMHAIKIQMFRDGMNIDAQYVKRKSLSQYLDTDLLKRERRSMQQESSFNNSISANCKRLLTDLSTQKEPAAKRARLSESTSSED